The Amaranthus tricolor cultivar Red isolate AtriRed21 chromosome 6, ASM2621246v1, whole genome shotgun sequence genome has a segment encoding these proteins:
- the LOC130814777 gene encoding CRM-domain containing factor CFM3, chloroplastic/mitochondrial gives MAISRSHQCLPPLSDPCSSSFSLSLKPHNTHFLSLIRPIKFSVFCSQNTILTETQKSQHLNIDYEFKKKKRKPKPSFSDQIREKWSVKPISQTKKFPWQVQQEEDEDEPSSSFSEVPLQIEETQKKELTHQMKNPEISSISSSKIEEPRIVFDRNLNQSLSNTVSEPLNSALDNTNLINTYHNGNRKQYNVEEFCGNSVEILASEKLVQCKVDVKEKEDSKVTLSSTNYDNGSNNSWKVKSSSENFIQGKSRDRLPWIPEAESEKSEERSKTVLAEKIIPEHELKRLRNLALRMKERLKVGAAGVTQALVVAIHEKWKIDEVVKLKFESQSGFNMKRIHDVLENKTGGLVIWRSGSSVVLFRGLNYKLDCVKTYMKEKTENLNASTYPQKHMPDSMRLQKKWSEEESEEIRVLNRMLDTLGPRYVDWSGPPPLPVDADLLPAMVPGYKTPFRLLPYGVRRGLRDEETTGLRRTARITHPHFALGRSRELQGLAAAIVKLWAKSAIAKIAIKRGVLNTCNERMAEELKRLTGGTLLSRNKEYIVLYRGNDFLPPNVTVSLKERERLTVLQYEEEEERRSALTLVKSNSKNCKVPMVAGTLAETVAATSRWGKQPSNEDVEKMLKDSALARRASLVTYLNNKLAIANAKLKKAEKALEKVQGYLEPEDLPTDLETITDEERLVFRKMGLSMKPYLLVGRREVFDGTIENIHLHWKFRELVKVIVKGKTFAQVKHLAISLEAESSGVLVSIDKTTKGYSIIIYRGKNYRQPIKLRPRNLLTRRQALARSIELQRREGLKHHISNLQEQMELLMSELEEMKDEKEIDDKTFYEKLDNSFIPSDDEMEEDEDEEAYLQTYVSGDENGAYLDAELSQDEN, from the exons ATGGCAATTTCAAGGTCTCATCAATGTCTTCCCCCTCTCTCAGACCCTTGTTCATCTTCCTTCTCTTTGTCTTTAAAACCTCATAATACCCATTTTCTTTCCCTTATCAGACCTATCAAATTCAGCGTTTTCTGTTCTCAAAACACAATCCTAACAGAAACCCAAAAATCCCAACATCTCAACATTGATTATGAGTTTAAGAAGAAGAAACGAAAaccaaaaccaagttttagcgaTCAAATCCGTGAAAAATGGTCAGTTAAACCCATTTCTCAAACTAAGAAATTCCCATGGCAAGTTCagcaagaagaagatgaagatgaaccatcatcttctttttcaGAAGTTCCATTACAAATAGAGGAAACCCAAAAGAAAGAATTGACCCATCAGATGAAAAATCCCGAAATTTCCTCTATATCGAGTAGCAAAATTGAAGAACCCAGAATTGTTTTCGATAGAAATTTGAATCAAAGTTTGAGTAACACTGTAAGTGAACCTCTCAATTCTGCTTTAGATAATaccaatttaattaatacttatcATAATGGCAATAGAAAGCAGTATAATGTTGAAGAATTTTGTGGGAATTCAGTTGAAATTTTAGCTTCTGAAAAATTAGTTCAATGTAAAGTTGATGTTAAGGAAAAAGAAGATAGTAAAGTAACATTATCTAGCACTAATTATGATAATGGCAGTAACAATTCCTGGAAAGTTAAGTCTAGTAGTGAGAACTTTATTCAAGGAAAGAGTAGAGATAGGTTGCCATGGATTCCAGAAGCCGAATCGGAGAAATCAGAAGAGAGGAGCAAGACTGTCTTAGCAGAGAAAATAATCCCAGAACATGAATTGAAGAGATTAAGGAATTTAGCATTGAGGATGAAAGAGAGGCTAAAAGTTGGGGCAGCTGGTGTTACACAAGCCTTGGTTGTTGCAATTCATGAGAAATGGAAGATTGATGAAGTGGTGAAGCTGAAATTTGAAAGCCAATCTGGGTTTAATATGAAAAGGATTCATGATGTTCTTGAG AATAAAACAGGAGGGTTGGTGATATGGAGATCTGGTAGTTCAGTGGTGCTATTCAGAGGATTGAACTACAAACTAGATTGTGTAAAAACATATATGAAGGAGAAGACAGAAAATTTAAATGCTTCAACCTATCCACAAAAACATATGCCTGATTCCATGAGACTTCAAAAGAAATGGTCTGAAGAAGAGTCAGAAGAAATTCGTGTGCTGAACCGCATGTTGGATACGTTGGGTCCACGATATGTAGACTGGTCTGGCCCTCCTCCATTGCCTGTCGATGCGGACTTACTTCCCGCAATGGTTCCTGGATATAAAACTCCATTTAGACTTCTTCCTTATGGTGTGCGGCGTGGATTAAGAGACGAGGAAACAACAGGATTGCGTAGGACTGCGAGGATTACCCATCCGCATTTTGCTTTGG GGAGGAGCAGAGAACTCCAAGGTCTTGCTGCAGCTATTGTAAAATTATGGGCGAAAAGTGCTATTGCTAAGATTGCCATAAAGCGCGGTGTATTAAATACGTGTAACGAAAGGATGGCTGAGGAGCTGAAG AGACTGACAGGAGGGACATTACTTTCAAGAAATAAAGAGTACATAGTCCTATATCGAGGAAATGACTTCTTGCCTCCAAATGTGACAGTATCGCTGAAGGAAAGGGAAAGGCTGACAGTGCTTCAGtacgaggaagaagaagagcgACGGAGTGCATTAACTTTGgttaaatcaaattcaaaaaactGTAAGGTTCCCATGGTTGCTGGCACTCTTGCAGAAACTGTTGCTGCGACCTCCCGTTGGGGAAAGCAACCAAGTAATGAAGATGTGGAGAAAATGTTGAAAGATTCCGCTCTGGCTAGACGTGCTTCACTGGTCACTTATCTTAATAATAAATTAGCGATC GCAAATGCAAAGCTAAAGAAGGCTGAGAAGGCTTTAGAAAAAGTGCAGGGATATCTTGAGCCGGAAGATCTCCCTACGGATTTGGAAACAATAACTGACGAGGAGAGATTAGTATTTCGTAAAATGGGCCTAAGCATGAAGCCATACTTGCTTGTGG GAAGAAGAGAAGTGTTTGATGGTACAATAGAAAACATACATTTACACTGGAAATTCAGGGAGTTGGTGAAGGTAATTGTGAAGGGGAAAACTTTTGCACAAGTAAAACATTTAGCGATTTCCTTGGAGGCAGAGAGTTCTGGTGTGCTTGTCTCTATAGATAAAACTACCAAAGGATATTCAATCATTATTTATCGAGGAAAGAACTATCGGCAACCTATCAAATTGCGGCCTAGAAACCTGCTTACAAGAAGACAGGCTTTAGCTCGGTCAATCGAGCTGCAAAGACGTGAG GGCCTGAAGCATCATATCTCAAATTTACAAGAACAAATGGAGTTGCTGATGTCTGAACTA GAGGagatgaaagatgaaaaagaaattgatgaTAAAACGTTTTATGAGAAATTGGACAATTCTTTTATTCCTTCCGATGATGAAATGGAAGAG gatgaagatgaagaggcTTATTTGCAAACATATGTTAGTGGAGATGAAAATGGTGCCTACTTAGATGCTGAGCTTTCCCAAGATGAGAATTGA
- the LOC130814778 gene encoding uncharacterized protein LOC130814778 — MKMNTGAFNGNMKKALAGLKRINLDGLRWRVFDAKGQVLGRLASQISTVLQGKDKPTYAPNCDDGDMCIVLNAKDICVTGRKLTDKCYRWHTGFVGHLKERTLKDQMLKDPTEVIRKAVLRMLPRNKLRDDRDRKLRIFTGDEHPFADRALEPYMVAPRQVREMRPRTRRALVRAQKKAEQQCVTATSKNV, encoded by the exons ATGAAGATGAATACAGGAGCCTTCAATGGCAACATGAAG AAAGCACTTGCCGGTTTGAAGCGCATTAATTTGGATGGTTTGCGTTGGAGGGTTTTTGATGCCAAAGGCCAG GTTCTTGGGAGATTAGCATCTCAAATTTCTACTGTTCTCCAAGGGAAGGATAAACCAACATATGCTCCTAATTGTGATGATGGAGATATGTGCATTGTTCTAAATGCAAAGGACATCTGCGTTACAGGGAGGAAACTTACAGATAAATGTTATCGGTGGCACACTGG GTTTGTGGGTCACCTTAAGGAAAGAACATTGAAGGATCAAATGTTGAAGGATCCTACGGAAGTTATTCGTAAAGCTGTCCTCCGCATGCTTCCCAGAAATAAATTACGTGAC GATAGAGATCGGAAACTTAGGATATTTACCGGTGATGAACATCCTTTCGCTGATAGAGCCCTTGAGCCATACATGGTAGCTCCTAGACAAGTGCGAGAAATGCGGCCCCGAACCAGAAGAGCCTTGGTTCGTGCACAAAAGAAGGCAGAGCAACAATGTGTTACAGCTACTTCCAAAAATGTGTAG
- the LOC130815092 gene encoding uncharacterized protein LOC130815092: protein MVRSYSLLDLKAVAFPSHTKLVEKAYCTFDKISVHKLPFSVPLNRCFRKTLSMALDPVKEPQKITVLNNQNEKLVGLLHDTRSKDLVIVCHGFTSSKEQHIMVNICCALEKEGISAYRFDFSGNGESDGLFAYGNYMKEVEDLRAVVEHFNSANHIVSAIVGHSKGGDVVLLYASKYHDIPVVVNLSGRYDLKKGISERLGEDFMERIKKDKYIDVQSQKTGKVLYRVTEESMMDRLNTDMHEASLRIDKNCRVFTVHGSADEIIPVEDAYEFSKIIPNHKLHIIEGANHSFTEHQDELVPVVTDFIKSCLQPDNERSS from the exons ATGGTGAGATCATATTCATTGCTTGACTTGAAAGCAGTTGCATTCCCCAGTCATACCAAGCTTGTGGAAAAAGCTTACTGCACTTTTGACAAAATATCTGTCCATAAACTTCCGTTTTCTGTTCCACTCAATCGTTGTTTCAGAAAAACACTATCAATGGCGCTTGACCCAG TCAAAGAGCCACAGAAAATTACTGTGCTCAACAATCAAAATGAGAAGCTAGTTGGGCTGCTACATGATACAAGATCCAAAGATTTGGTGATAGTCTGCCATGGGTTCACAAGCAGCAAG GAGCAACACATCATGGTAAACATCTGTTGTGCATTGGAGAAGGAAGGGATAAGTGCCTATCGATTTGATTTTTCTGGAAATGG AGAAAGTGATGGTTTGTTTGCCTATGGAAACTACATGAAAGAGGTGGAAGATTTACGAGCTGTTGTTGAGCACTTTAATAGTGCAAATCATATTGTTAGCGCAATTGTTGGGCATAGTAAAG GAGGTGATGTTGTCTTGTTGTATGCTTCGAAATATCATGATATCCCTGTGGTTGTCAATCTGTCTGGCCGTTATGACTTAAAGAAAGGCATTTCAGAACGTTTGGGTGAAGACTTTATGGAAAGGATCAAGAAGGATAAGTATATTGACGTTCAGAGTCAAAAGACAG GAAAAGTGTTGTATCGTGTGACAGAAGAGAGTATGATGGATCGCTTGAATACAGACATGCATGAAGCTTCCCTTAGGATTGACAAAAATTGCAG GGTGTTTACTGTCCATGGATCTGCTGATGAAATTATACCTGTCGAGGATGCATACGAATTCTCCAAGATAATACCGAATCACAAATTGCACATCATAGAAGGAGCAAACCATTCTTTCACTGAACACCAAGACGAGCTTGTACCCGTTGTCACAGACTTCATTAAGTCGTGTTTGCAGCCAGATAATGAACGCTCTAGTTAG
- the LOC130815804 gene encoding putative transcription factor bHLH041 isoform X1 has product MNSVFQLSHGDRVKYLQDVMNSVGACYICLWTFSPNHNFMYCEDGYYLEESASSSSVGESIAQRLFNEYKQIPIIAENDLVPGLAFKNRNPYLKLQELDLQRLATVESQRQFYQEAKIKTALFLGSEKGEIELGMSNIPQNLEIKMQNMIYPRTEKIPIPNRDQQNKLQSASSLSQSIDSSDQYSILYTLPITNTCNNTNTNTTNNTINPHLNHPLLQQIPFPTPESTDAALTKAYLAILSSPYSVSKKENQKESAFRKYCGSINIFRNDLRRPTLFKRSVAFYRSLHFRRLQEVSIQGPSRPTTTQSLHHMISERKRREKINESFQALRSLLPQGTKKDKASVLRSTKEHINTLRAQLTEISQRNQLLEAQVISKRPTFSDPSPSNITDHVINTTIDDQRLAVKITPVSESSSSGDHTRMINLTITLRRSGIPVADFVIKILEFIKKVNQVNIISMEAETTHHSETTPGVLDQIPTNHRVTFRLKIEGNEWDEFGFTEAIQRLISD; this is encoded by the exons ATGAACTCGGTTTTCCAACTCAGTCATGGAGACCGAGTTAAGTACCTCCAAGATGTAATGAACTCGGTTGGTGCTTGTTACATTTGTCTTTGGACCTTCTCTCCTAATCACAA TTTTATGTATTGTGAAGATGGGTATTACTTGGAAGAAAGTGCTAGTTCCTCATCTGTAGGAGAATCCATTGCTCAGAGACTCTTCAACGAGTACAAACAAATTCCCATTATAGCTGAGAATGA CCTTGTCCCTGGTTTGGCATTCAAGAACAGAAATCCCTACTTAAAGTTGCAAGAATTAGATCTTCAAAGGCTTGCAACTGTCGAATCACAGCGTCAATTCTACCAg GAAGCAAAGATTAAG ACTGCATTATTCTTAGGTAGTGAGAAAGGCGAAATAGAACTTGGCATGTCCAACATTCCACAA AACTTGGAGATAAAGATGCAAAACATGATATACCCAAGAACAGAAAAAATCCCAATTCCAAATAGGGATCAACAGAACAAATTACAAAGTGCATCATCATTATCTCAATCCATAGACAGTTCAGATCAATACTCAATCTTATACACCTTACCAATTACAAATACATGTAATAATACgaatactaatacgactaataatacaatAAATCCTCATCTAAATCATCCCTTACTACAACAAATACCATTCCCAACACCAGAAAGTACAGATGCAGCCCTGACAAAGGCATATCTAGCTATATTATCTTCCCCTTATTCAGTTTctaaaaaagaaaaccaaaaagAGAGTGCTTTTAGAAAGTATTGTGGTAGTATCAATATTTTTAGAAATGATTTGAGGAGGCCAACATTGTTTAAAAGAAGTGTTGCCTTTTATAGAAGTCTTCATTTTAGGAGATTACAAGAGGTTTCTATTCAAGGACCAAGTCGTCCTACTACTACTCAATCTTTGCATCATATGATTTCTGAGAGAAAAAGGAGGGAGAAGATTAATGAGAGCTTTCAAGCTTTGAGATCTTTGCTTCCTCAAGGAACCAAG AAAGACAAAGCATCAGTGTTAAGATCAACAAAAGAACACATAAACACATTAAGAGCTCAGCTAACAGAAATTAGTCAAAGGAACCAACTCTTAGAAGCACAAGTTATTTCAAAAAGGCCAACATTTTCAGACCCTTCTCCTTCTAATATTACAGATCATGTTATTAATACTACAATAGATGATCAAAGATTAGCGGTCAAGATTACTCCTGTTTctgaatcatcatcatcaggaGATCACACCAGAATGATCAATTTGACTATTACATTGAGAAGATCAGGAATTCCAGTAGCAGAtttcgttattaaaatattagaatttataaagaaagtaaatcaagtaaatataatCTCAATGGAAGCTGAAACAACTCATCATTCAGAAACTACACCAGGAGTTCTTGATCAAATTCCTACAAATCATCGGGTTACGTTTAGGCTTAAAATCGAG GGGAATGAATGGGACGAGTTTGGTTTTACTGAAGCAATCCAAAGACTTATTTCTGAttaa
- the LOC130815804 gene encoding putative transcription factor bHLH041 isoform X2: MNSVFQLSHGDRVKYLQDVMNSVGACYICLWTFSPNHNFMYCEDGYYLEESASSSSVGESIAQRLFNEYKQIPIIAENDLVPGLAFKNRNPYLKLQELDLQRLATVESQRQFYQTALFLGSEKGEIELGMSNIPQNLEIKMQNMIYPRTEKIPIPNRDQQNKLQSASSLSQSIDSSDQYSILYTLPITNTCNNTNTNTTNNTINPHLNHPLLQQIPFPTPESTDAALTKAYLAILSSPYSVSKKENQKESAFRKYCGSINIFRNDLRRPTLFKRSVAFYRSLHFRRLQEVSIQGPSRPTTTQSLHHMISERKRREKINESFQALRSLLPQGTKKDKASVLRSTKEHINTLRAQLTEISQRNQLLEAQVISKRPTFSDPSPSNITDHVINTTIDDQRLAVKITPVSESSSSGDHTRMINLTITLRRSGIPVADFVIKILEFIKKVNQVNIISMEAETTHHSETTPGVLDQIPTNHRVTFRLKIEGNEWDEFGFTEAIQRLISD; encoded by the exons ATGAACTCGGTTTTCCAACTCAGTCATGGAGACCGAGTTAAGTACCTCCAAGATGTAATGAACTCGGTTGGTGCTTGTTACATTTGTCTTTGGACCTTCTCTCCTAATCACAA TTTTATGTATTGTGAAGATGGGTATTACTTGGAAGAAAGTGCTAGTTCCTCATCTGTAGGAGAATCCATTGCTCAGAGACTCTTCAACGAGTACAAACAAATTCCCATTATAGCTGAGAATGA CCTTGTCCCTGGTTTGGCATTCAAGAACAGAAATCCCTACTTAAAGTTGCAAGAATTAGATCTTCAAAGGCTTGCAACTGTCGAATCACAGCGTCAATTCTACCAg ACTGCATTATTCTTAGGTAGTGAGAAAGGCGAAATAGAACTTGGCATGTCCAACATTCCACAA AACTTGGAGATAAAGATGCAAAACATGATATACCCAAGAACAGAAAAAATCCCAATTCCAAATAGGGATCAACAGAACAAATTACAAAGTGCATCATCATTATCTCAATCCATAGACAGTTCAGATCAATACTCAATCTTATACACCTTACCAATTACAAATACATGTAATAATACgaatactaatacgactaataatacaatAAATCCTCATCTAAATCATCCCTTACTACAACAAATACCATTCCCAACACCAGAAAGTACAGATGCAGCCCTGACAAAGGCATATCTAGCTATATTATCTTCCCCTTATTCAGTTTctaaaaaagaaaaccaaaaagAGAGTGCTTTTAGAAAGTATTGTGGTAGTATCAATATTTTTAGAAATGATTTGAGGAGGCCAACATTGTTTAAAAGAAGTGTTGCCTTTTATAGAAGTCTTCATTTTAGGAGATTACAAGAGGTTTCTATTCAAGGACCAAGTCGTCCTACTACTACTCAATCTTTGCATCATATGATTTCTGAGAGAAAAAGGAGGGAGAAGATTAATGAGAGCTTTCAAGCTTTGAGATCTTTGCTTCCTCAAGGAACCAAG AAAGACAAAGCATCAGTGTTAAGATCAACAAAAGAACACATAAACACATTAAGAGCTCAGCTAACAGAAATTAGTCAAAGGAACCAACTCTTAGAAGCACAAGTTATTTCAAAAAGGCCAACATTTTCAGACCCTTCTCCTTCTAATATTACAGATCATGTTATTAATACTACAATAGATGATCAAAGATTAGCGGTCAAGATTACTCCTGTTTctgaatcatcatcatcaggaGATCACACCAGAATGATCAATTTGACTATTACATTGAGAAGATCAGGAATTCCAGTAGCAGAtttcgttattaaaatattagaatttataaagaaagtaaatcaagtaaatataatCTCAATGGAAGCTGAAACAACTCATCATTCAGAAACTACACCAGGAGTTCTTGATCAAATTCCTACAAATCATCGGGTTACGTTTAGGCTTAAAATCGAG GGGAATGAATGGGACGAGTTTGGTTTTACTGAAGCAATCCAAAGACTTATTTCTGAttaa